Within the Candidatus Schekmanbacteria bacterium genome, the region TTTGTGTTCTTTGGTTTCTATTGCTACTACCCATTGACATAAACGTGCACCTCTTTATTAAGTCGGCCACTTAATCGGTCTTTTTCAATTTCAAGGTCATACCGTGCTTGTAGATTTATCCAAAATCGTTCTGAAAGACCAAAAAAACGTGACAGCCTCAAAGCAGTGTCAGGAGAAATGGAACGTTTCCCCTGAACAATTTCATTGATACGCCTTGCCGGCACACTAATATCTTTTGCCACTTTATATTGGCTAATTCCCATAGGTTTAAGAAATTCTTCCAAGAGGATTTCACCAGGATGAATCGGCTGCAGCTTTTGCTTAGTCATTTATAGTCTCCTAATGATAGTCAGCGATTTCTACGTTGTAAGCATCCCCATCATGCCATTCAAAGCAGGGAATCTTTTGGTTTGAGTTAGGTCGCAAAATGCTACCACATATTATTATGCAACTTTCCGAGATTTGTTCTTTGCAGGAAATTTAGTCAATTTAATGCCGTTATCAGAAAGGAGTTTCTCTGCATCACTTTTTATTTCTTCGATATAGTCCTTTGATGGTAATCCTTTTAAATGGTCATAAACTTTTTCTTTCCATTTCCATACTTCAACCAGAGATTTGTCATTTTTATTCATCAGACACCTCCATAGGAGTTATCAATTCAAGCCTGCAATTTGTGAACTCAAAGATTTAGTTACGAACTATTTCTATAACTTTGTCTATAACAATGGAATTGGAACAACTATAACATCACCTTTTACAAATTTCTCCATGCCTCATCTTCTTCCGGTTTATTCCAGTCTTTTTTAAGAAATGATTCACTGGCAAGAGAGATATCAAGTTTGGAAATTAGCATTAAGCATGGCATAGCTTACGAACCGCCTAGAATGATGACACGTGGATTTGTTGAATACCTGTCTAAAAATAAATTATCAGATCCAAATGCTTTTAAAATCCTCAGTCCTTTAAATCTGTTATTAAATTCACTTGCAAGCTTCCGACGGGCTTGATCTTCCGGAAACCAGAAGTATCCGAATTTATCTGAAGTTATAAAATACTGAACTTTATTTTCTTTAAACCATGACAACTGTCCCCCCTGATCGCATTCCAGAATATTGATTTTTTTCACTTTCAGGTCATTAAAATAAAAATGTAACTGTGATGCTACAGCGATGGTTGAACCCTCCGGGATATTCTCTTTAACCCATTCTGCTGTTTCCGTTCGTGAGTCCTTAAGATAATGAAGTTCTTTTGCATCGGATACAGATTTTACAAAGGGCCATATAGTCAAGATTACCATACTGCCGCATAAAATATGCTGCTTGTATTTGCTGATCCAGCTCTTTTTTTCAGCCAGATATTCCAATGAATAGTAAAGTGCAATAGCCGCAAAGATACATGCGAAAGGTAAAAGAGGCATAGTATTTCTTATAAATCTGACTCTCTGCATTGACATAAAAAAATAATATAAAACCGGGAATGATAAAATTATCAATTGAGCCTTGAGATTCTTTAAAAATCCTATCACCAGACCTGAAAGGCAAAAGATGGTCAATGGTATCCCCAAAGAATAATCATACAAAGATGAGAAATAAAAAAATCCGCTGTCAGTTCCTTCGGCGCCGGGATGATCCACTAATTTATAATGACGGACTTCCCAGCCTGCGCCTTTTAAAAAACCCGGCAAATCCCATAATGCATACGGACAACCCAGATAAAACCCAAAAATCAAAAAAAACATCATAAGGAAAAAATTTTTTTTGAAAAATCCCTCTTTTCTTTGATTGAAAGCATGGGCAATGATCAATGGGAATATAACCCAAAAATTATTATATTTTGTGGCAACTGCAAATCCTCCAAATAAACCGGCTAAACTGTAGATAGTGGAACTGCCGCCATACTTATAAATATAAGATGCGAACAAAACAGCAGCCAAAACAAATAAAGTCCCCGGTACATCCGGACCTATATATCTCGAATGTTCAATATGCCCCGGAGAAAGGGCCAGGAATAATGCAGAAAGCAGAGCGACTTTTTCATTGATAAGAGTCATGGCTATTTTATAAACAAAAAATATCGTTATTGTCCCCAATAGACATGTCAAAAGACGGCCCCATAAGTAAAATGAAGGGTGGCTCATAGTCCAAGGCCAATGCGTATCAGCTTCAGTCTTGATTTCATCAAGCGAAGAAATAATCCCTGTCCCCATGGCATAGAAATAATGGATGACATAAACAATTAGCTGAAGATAGATATAAAGCGTGGGGTATTTGAAGAAATGTGGATTGTAATCTCCGGTCTTCATCATTTTTAATGCGGTATCTGTAAGCTGCGATTCATCCCATTGATAGGGATATGGCAATCCGAAACCTATGCCTGTCAGCCTTAACAGAAAACCAATAACAAGAATGAAAATAAGAAAACACTTAAACAGGAAGTTATTAGGAAATGTTGATTCTTCGCTCATATTCATTGTCTGCTGCCGTGGAAATTCCCTGTTATCTTTGCAGTGTATGATGTCCCGCTGATTTTAATGGACATCCTGCCGGAGATTCTTCCGCTGATTTTGCCGTCTATAACAGTGCCTTTGAGATTCATGTAGCGGATGGAAACGTCAACATTCTTTAAGCCAAAATCTGCAAACTGTTTTTTCATGAATTTGGCAGTCTCACTCTTTTCATATGACACAATAAATTTATTCCTTCCCTTCTGTTTCCAGTGTCCTTTCATCCCGATGCTGTCGCTGTAACTCCCGCCGGAATTAAGATGGATTTCGTCGGCAAACGGCATGGATTGTTTTTCTCCTAAAATAGAAACATATTCCTTGCCTGTGATGTCATAACTGCCGCTGATGTCCGACTGCACTCTTCCCGTGTCACTGCGCGTCGCCGCCGCAACCTGAAAGCAAAGGGAGAGAAACGATATTATGATTAATCCCTTGAAAATAAAAATGCCGGAGATTTTTTTTAAATAATCCTTTTTTACAGACATCATCATCCACCCTTACAAAGACCAATCCCACTGCTTATACAGTAAAATCAAAAACACGACTACATAAATATAGCTGATTGAAGTATGAGTGTAATATTTCTTTTCAGTTCTGTTTTCAGAAATATATGATAGTATAAAATTTAAAATAGGAGAAATATTTTGAGTGTAAATGAACTTCATATAAGAAAAGACTTCCTTCCGCTTTCTAAACCAACATTAAAAAAAGAAGAGATAAACGAAGTTGTCTCCTCCATGAAATCAGGCTGGATAACGACGGGGCCAAAAGTCATAGAATTTGAAAAAAGACTTCAGGAATACACCGGAGCAAAGCATTGCATTGTTTTGAACTCAGGCACCGCAGGGCTTCACATCGCACTTATTGCGCTTGGCATAAAAGCGGGCGATGAGGTGATAACAACACCGATGACATTTGCCGCAACAGTTAACGTCATTGAACACGTCGGGGCAAAACCTGTATTCGTTGACATCAATCCTGACACGATGAATATCCTTGAAGACCAGATAGAAAAAAAGATAACTAAAAAAACAAAAGCTATAATTCCCGTGCACTTTGCAGGACAGCCCTGCGACATGGACAGGATTCTCAGCATTGCAAAAAAACATAAGCTGGCCGTCATCGAGGATGCAGCCCATTCTATCGGTACTGAATACAAGGGAAGGAAAATCGGGACACTGAGTGACATGACTGTTTTCAGTTTCCACCCGCTAAAGAACATAACAACAGGCGAAGGAGGTCTCATAACAACCAAGAGCGATAAGCTCAATGAAGAACTGCGGCTCCTCCGTTTTCATGGCATAACGGCAAGCGCATGGGACAGGTACTCCAAAAAAGGAAAGGTACAGTATGAGCTCGTTATACCGGGCTTTAAATACAACATGCTCGACATACAGGCAGGGATAGGAATTCACCAGATAGGCAGGCTTGACGGCTTCATTGAAAAAAGGACAAAGCTTGCTGAACTTTATAACCGGGAGCTAAAAAACTGCGATGGCATTTCTATTCCCGGAGTGGTTGATTATGATTGCCGCCATGCATGGCACCTGTATATAATAAAAGTAAATCTTGAAAAGCTTAAGATTTCGCGTAATGAATTTATCGATGAATTGAAAAAATTTAACATAGGGACAGGGATTCATTTCCCTGCAATACATATCCAGCCTTATTACAGAAAAAAATACGGATACAAAAAGAATGATTATCCGGAATCCGCTTTCGTATCTGACAGGATTATTTCACTGCCGCTCTATCCCCGCATGAAAGCGGCTGATGTTAAATATGTCTCTAACGCAATCAAATGCATAACCGAGGCAAACAAGAAATAGATTATGAGCGTCAAACCCTATGAAGAAGCCCTGAATCCCGTTTATGTTTCTATTGTTGTGCCGGTCTATAACGAAGAGGAAAACCTTGAAGATTTTATGGTTGAACTTGATGGGGCTCTTTCAACGGTCGGCAAAACTTATGAAGTAATATTTGTAGATGACGGAAGCAGGGATAAAAGCTGGGATATACTCGTTAAACTTAAATCAGCAAATAATCACATCCGCATTTTCCAGCTTGCAAAGAACTACGGTCAGCACACAGCCATATTCGCAGGCTTTGAAGTTTCAAGAGGGAAAGTGATAGTTACCATAGACGCAGACCTGCAAAATCCTCCTGAAGAGATACCAAAACTCCTCGACGGGATTGAAGCAGGGCATGACTCAGTCGGCGGATGGAGAAAGAACCGTCGTGACCCTTTCCTCAGGAAGGCTATATCAAAATTCGGCAACCGCGTTCTTGAGAGGATAACAGGAATAAAACTCAATGATTATGGCTGTATGCTTCGCGCATACAGGCGGGATGTTGTTGAAAGGATAATTGAACTTAACGAATTTTCAAGCTTTTTTATACCAGCTCTCGCATTTTCTTATTCTAAAAATCCTACGGAGATTGCCGTTGACCACAGGGAACGTGAAAAAGGAGTCTCAAAATATAACACTCTCAAACTGCTTAAACTCAACTTTGACATACTGACGAATTCTTCTCTTTTCCCTCTCCAGCTTATAACGCTTCTCGGTATAATATTCGCAAGCCTTGGAGCCTTAGCAACAGTCATACTGTCCGTATTATGCGTTCTCCTCCCGGAAGTCCGTTACATACATGTTTTAATAGCAGTTCTTTTTACATTCCTCGGTATACAGTCAATACTGTCAGGTGTGCTTGGCGAATATGTAGGAAGGATCTACATAGAGGTGCGCGGGAAGCCCAGATATGTCATATCAAAGTTCGAATAAACCATGAGAATACTGCTTTTCGCCTACCACAACATCGGTTACGCATGTTTGGAGGAGCTTCTAAAGATGAAAGCTGAGATCGTGGGTGTTGTCACGCATGAAGATGACGAAGGGGAAAATGTCTGGTTTAAATCCGTAGCTAAACTCGCCGCAAAAAAAAGAATCCCTGTGTTTAAGCCTGAAAAGGCTGAGATAAAGACAGAGGATTTCCTAAACATTGTAAAAAATTTAAAACCTGATCTCATTTTTTCATTCTACTACCGGCACATGATCCCTGAGACAATCCTCAATATCCCTCCAAAAGGCGCAATGAATCTTCATGGCTCATATCTGCCTGCATACAGGGGAAGGTGTCCTGTAAACTGGGTCATAATAAATGGCGAGCCATACTCTGGAGTAAGCCTTCACTTCATGGAGAAAACACCTGACTCAGGATTGATCGTGGCGCAGAAGAAGGTCGCAATCTCCAAAACAGATACTGCGTTCACGCTCTTTAACAAAATGGAAAAGGCGGCACGTGTGCTAATAAAGAAGACCTATCCTCTTATAGTAAAAGGGACATACAAAGCTGTTCCTCAGGACATATCAAAGGCAAGCTACTATGGCGGAAGAAAACCTGAAGACGGAATGATACATTGGAACGAGCCGGCGTTTAAAATCTATAATCTGATACGAGGTGTGACTCACCCATATCCGGGGGCAGTCACTAACATTGGCGGCAACAAACTTCTTATCTGGCAAGCCTCTGTTTCGGGGAAAAATGACAACCGAAGCAAAGTACAGCCCGGAACAATAGTGAAAGTCTCACCTTCAGCAGGGGTTCTCGTAAAGACGGGAAAAGGATATCTGCTCATAAAATCATTGCAGTTTGAAGGAAAAGGAGAGATAAAGGGAAAGCAAATTTTCAAGCAATTGAAAGAATTTGAAGGGAAAACATTTAATAATTAAACCACAGAGGTCACGGAGGACTGATGATAAATCTCTGCGTTATCTGCGGTTAAAACTTCAATAAGATGGAGGTCGCAATTTGAAAGTACTCATAACCGGCGGAGCAGGTTTTCTTGGCTCACATTTAGGCGATGCATTCTTAAAAAGAGGCGATGAGGTGTTTGCCCTTGATACGGCAAAGGACTTCAAGATTTCACATAACATAGGAAACCCTAAGTTCCACTACATCCGCGACTCTATTTTCAACGACGAGCTTTTGGACACTCTCGCACTTAAATGCGACCTCATCTATCACATGGCAGCAGTCGTGGGTGTTGAACACTATGTAGGCGACCCATACAATGTCCTTAACGTAAATATCAACGGCACACAGAACGTTCTTAAGTCAGCATTCAAATATAATAAAAAAGTCGTTTTCACATCAACATCCGAGGTCTATGGCAGGAACCCGAAAATACCCTTCAGGGAAGATGACGACAGGGTATTAGGTTCCACAAAGATTGACCGCTGGTGCTACTCCACTTCCAAGGCTGCAGGAGAACATTTCTGCTTTGCATACCACAGCATGGGGCTTCCCGTAACAGTGGTGCGCTATTTCAATGCCTACGGGCCAAGGTTAGACAGGGTCGATGTCGGAAGGATACTCACCATATTCATGGGGCAGATATTAAAGGGAAAAGACCTCACGATAATCGGTGACGGGAAACAGACACGCTGCTTCACTTATATTGATGATGCGATAAGGGCAACTATGGCGGCGGGGCTAATGGATGAGACAAACGGCGGGATATTCAATATCGGCACAGATGTAGAAACAGATATATTGACCCTCGCCAATCTCATGATAAAGATTGCAGGCGCAAAGGTGGGCACAAAGCACGTCACCAAGGAATCAATTTACGGCGACAGCTACGAAGACATTCAGAGAAGGGTTCCTGACAATACACGCATGAAGACGATTCTCAAGGTAACTCCTGAAATCTCTCTTGAAGAGGGGCTTAGAAGGACCATTCAATGGTTCATGGAAAATGAAGGGCGTTACTAAGTCCGACCTTCCCCCTACGATAGGAATAAAGGTTGATGTCGATACTTACATCGGCATGAGGGACAATGTCCCTTCCCTGCTAAGAGTGTTTGAGCAGTTCAATATAAAGGCTTCATTTTTTATCTCCATGGGGCCTGACAATTCCGGCAAAGCGCTTGTAAGGATATTCAGGAAAGAGTTCTTCAAGATGTCGGCGCGGACGCGGAAGATAAAAAAATTCCCTCTCAGGACTTTGTCGTATGGCTCAATATGCAAAGCTCCAATAATAGGCTCCGGCAACAAGGATGTAATAAAGGAAGTTGACGCTCGCGGCCATGAGGTCGGGATTCACGGCTATGACCATGTCAAATGGCATGAGAAACTTTCCTTTCTCACCGAGGAAGAGATAAAAGAAGAGCTTTCAAAATCATCCCGCATCTATGAGGATGCCCTTTCTCGCAAACCTCTTGCCTGCGCCTCTCCCGGCTGGCGGGCAACTGATTCAAGCCTTAGAGCAGAGGACTCATTCGGATTCACCTATCATACGGATACACGAGGCACTACGCCCTTTTTTGTAAAATCACCGTCGGGAAATTTCAGCACTCTCGAACTTCCAACGACTGTCCTCACCTTTGATGAGATTTACGGCATCGACGGCATAAGGGAAAAAGAGATGCCCGGCTATTACATGGGAGAGATTGCAAAAAGCGATCTTACAATAATGACTGTACATCCGGAGCTTGAAGGGGTTGAGCCGGGAACAACCATATTGAAAAATCTGCTTCAGCGGTTGATTGAGCACGGCACAAAATTTTTGACTCTCCGCGATATTGCAGAGCGGTGCCTTAAAGATAAAGAAAATATCCCTGTCTGCGCGATTCAGGAAAAAATGATAACCGGCAGAAGCAGTAAAGTTGCGGTGCAGTTACGCTAGGGAGCTGAGCAGTTATAGGAGGAAGATAAAAAGAATGGAAGAGAAAAGCAGAATTAACGACATCTTTCTTCTTCTTGCAATCACTGTTGCGGGAACACTGCTACGCTGTTACAACCTCGCTCTGATAGGCTTCTGGGGCGATGAGATTCAGGCGACAACATTCGCAGAAAAGCCTTTCAGAGAGATATTCCGCCTCATCACGCAGACCGAGGTGTCACCTCCACTCGATTATTTCATACTCCATATAGCACACCTGCTCGGGGCATCTTCGGAATTCACATACAGGATACCGGCACTTATCTTTGGTGCAGTCGCCATCATAGGAATTTATTTTCTTGGAAAAGAACTTTTTGGAAAGAAAGAAGGCTTTATATCATCAATCCTCCTTTCACTTGCGCCGCTTCATATCCTCTATTCCCGTGATGCAAGGATGTATTCTCTCTTTGCATTGCTCTCAATATTGTCCTCGCTCTTTGTTTTGAGGGCATTAAAGACAGGCAAGATTTTTTACTGGGGATGCTATTCCGCGGTAACTGTTGTCTCATTCTACACACACTATTTCACCCTATTCATAGTCATATCGCATATAGCTTATGTAATCACATTATCCGGTTTAGAAAAAAAATTATCTCATATACGACAGCTCGCAATCAGTCTCGCTGTTTCAGGAATCCTTTATCTGCCGTGGCTCAGGTTTCTCATTACTCAGGCTCCGCACAGGCAGGAAATGATAATCCCGCTCACATTTGCCGAGATTTTGAGCAATGACTTTTCCACGACATTTCTCTGGTTAGGAGGAGGGAACATAACTGCCGCAACATTTATTCCGGTTTTTTTTATCTGCGGGCTTTTTGCATTCAAGAGAGAGAAAAACTCCGTAATTTTCGCTATCATAAACTCGCTTCTGCTCGTTCCTTTGATTTCATTTTTTATATTCAAAACAAGATGGGTATTCCAGATAAGATACGTCATCTTCCTTCTCCCCCCTTTCCTGATCCTCTGTTCAAGAGGTATGACATTTTTATCTGGCATGAGGGTTTTCAACTCGCAAAAAATGAAAATATCAGCAGTGCTTAACACATTCATTGCAATTCTCATATTGGCTCTCTGGTATCCCACAATGCACGACGCAATCTTTCTGCAAAAAGAAAACTGGAGGGACGCGGCAAGTTCAGTAAAAAAAATCTACAAGCCCGGCGACCTTCTCATAAGCGTACCATACTGGGGACTCTGGTGCCTTGAAAAATATGGCGCCATGGCGGAAGATGGAAAAATTACAACGCCGATTTTAGGAGAGCATTCGCTTGTCTTCATAAGACCCTATGGCGACCATCCCGGAAAAATGTGGGAAGATATGTGTGACGGCGAAATGGAGATCGTCTCGACTTTCCCCGGATGGAATCCCATTAATATATGGAAGGGGAAATTAAAATATTCATTTTATGCGGTCAAACCATCAATTAAAATCTCAGGCACATCTGTTGATAGAGAAAAAATCCTGCTCAACAATGCAGGCATGATTTTTATCTCCGGCAGGGAGAAGACCTCTGACTATAGAATTACTCCGCAGTTAATGGCGAGGTTCTTTGACGCAAACGGGAAAGAGACAGGGAGCAGCAAAGAGCTAAATGCAAAAGCGCTTTTAACCGGTGACTTCACTTACTGGGGATGGATACGTGATTTTGTAGATATCCCGGAAGGTGCGACCACAATGGAGCTATCATTCTCAATGGCAGGAAATGATCCGGCAGATGGATATACCGAGTTTAAGGATTTGCAGGTTTTTCTGTCAGCTCCCCGTTAAACCGTCGGATTTCTGGACATTTTTTATCTTTAAAAATCAAGAGGTTAAAAATCCCTTCAAAAAGTGTCAGGCAGAGTGAACAGTTTTAAAATTTGCAGCTCTGTGGATAAACAAGACTAAAAAAGTATAATGCAATAAATCAGCAAGTTATCTCCCACTCCTTCAATTTCTATTTTTGGCATATTGTTTGCTTCTTTTTACGCTATCTTTAAGTTTTTTATATTTCGCTGTTAAAAAAACATTCTTTCTAGATTTCAATAAGGGGAAGTTATGAGAAAGCCAAAATCAATTCTAATTACTTATTTATTTTTATCCATTGCGTTCATCATCTTTATAAATAACATTCACGCGGGTGAAATAACATTGGCACCCGTCATTGATGGAACAGTGACAAAACACTTAGCTAAAGGCTTTGGGGGATATGGTTCATACTATAACACTTCCAGCATACCTCCTCTTTCATACACCCATCTACCCTGTGGCTTGGGGGGGTGGACAAAAAGGGCAGAAACAATAAGCACCTCACTTGAAAATGATAACATAGAATTATTTGAATATTATAAAAATCATAACGGCGTTATATATGAGAATTACCGCAGAATTGGAATATTAGAATTTGATATAAGCTCATTAAGCACATTGCAGCAAAACACCTTCACAGCAGAATTATTATTCCAAATAGATAATTCATCTATCCCGGCTCATACTGGAGGAAACCAACTTATTATTCTCAGAGAGAAAGAAGAAAACCAGGATGGAGCAATCAGCGCTGAGGATTCTCCAAGAACATTTTATTGCAATAATCAATCCGGTTATTCTGGGGTTACAAGAAACTATTATTATCCTGATTCTAAAATCGGGACTCTTATCACGTATTCAAATGGGGGTACGCTACCTATAACAGGAACACTTATTTCTGTTGACGTAACATCAGACATAGAAAGCGAGATTTCAAATATAAGTTCAAACAATTATGCTGGCTTTCTTATCTTCTGGAACCAACTATATATTGCTAACAACTGCTTCCCTTATTCTTGTAATGACCCGACTATTGCCAATAGCCCTTTAATTTCATTCACCGACTCATCTGAAGCAGGGACGTATGCAGCACCTGTACTTAGAATTATCACCAATGAACCTACTGCCATCACCCTCTCATCTTTTTCAGCAACATCCAAAGATAAAAAAGTAAGTTTGGCATGGCAGACTACAACTGAAATCGACAACATTGGCTTTAACATCCTCCGCAGTGAATCTGAAACTGGTCCATATACGAAGATTAACAAAAAGCTTATCAAGTCAAAAGGCAGCAGTACAAAAGGTGCAAGCTACAAGTTAAAAGACAAGAACATCGAGGCCGGCAAAACCTATTGGTACAAGCTCGAAGATATTGACAGCAATACTGGACCGTCTCAGCATGATGCTGTGAAAGTGGAAGTTACGGCGAAGAAGATTAAATCTAAAAAATAAAAAAGAAAGACTCTGGATCCCCGCTTTCGCGGGGATGACAGAAGTGAAAGTGCGGGGATGACAGATTGGTTATGCTGGGGTAACAAAGTGGTTGTGCGGGGAGAACAAAAGACCAGTAGAATAATTTTAGCTGCTTTGAACTACAATAAGGGGAAGTTATGACAAAGCTTAGATTAAGTTCATCTATTCTGTTCCTGTTAATTTTATTGGCTCCATGCTTTGCTTTCGCCAATACTGCGCCAGATACATCAAAGATAATGTCGAAAGCCGCAAAGCTTCAAATCCCATTCATCGAGAATCAAGGACAGATACAAGATAAGTCAGTAAAGTTCTATGCAAACACCTTTGCCGGGAATGTTTATGTTACTGATAAGGGTGAAATCGTTTATGGGTTG harbors:
- a CDS encoding polysaccharide deacetylase family protein — encoded protein: MKRGLEGPFNGSWKMKGVTKSDLPPTIGIKVDVDTYIGMRDNVPSLLRVFEQFNIKASFFISMGPDNSGKALVRIFRKEFFKMSARTRKIKKFPLRTLSYGSICKAPIIGSGNKDVIKEVDARGHEVGIHGYDHVKWHEKLSFLTEEEIKEELSKSSRIYEDALSRKPLACASPGWRATDSSLRAEDSFGFTYHTDTRGTTPFFVKSPSGNFSTLELPTTVLTFDEIYGIDGIREKEMPGYYMGEIAKSDLTIMTVHPELEGVEPGTTILKNLLQRLIEHGTKFLTLRDIAERCLKDKENIPVCAIQEKMITGRSSKVAVQLR
- a CDS encoding NAD-dependent epimerase/dehydratase family protein produces the protein MKVLITGGAGFLGSHLGDAFLKRGDEVFALDTAKDFKISHNIGNPKFHYIRDSIFNDELLDTLALKCDLIYHMAAVVGVEHYVGDPYNVLNVNINGTQNVLKSAFKYNKKVVFTSTSEVYGRNPKIPFREDDDRVLGSTKIDRWCYSTSKAAGEHFCFAYHSMGLPVTVVRYFNAYGPRLDRVDVGRILTIFMGQILKGKDLTIIGDGKQTRCFTYIDDAIRATMAAGLMDETNGGIFNIGTDVETDILTLANLMIKIAGAKVGTKHVTKESIYGDSYEDIQRRVPDNTRMKTILKVTPEISLEEGLRRTIQWFMENEGRY
- a CDS encoding formyltransferase encodes the protein MRILLFAYHNIGYACLEELLKMKAEIVGVVTHEDDEGENVWFKSVAKLAAKKRIPVFKPEKAEIKTEDFLNIVKNLKPDLIFSFYYRHMIPETILNIPPKGAMNLHGSYLPAYRGRCPVNWVIINGEPYSGVSLHFMEKTPDSGLIVAQKKVAISKTDTAFTLFNKMEKAARVLIKKTYPLIVKGTYKAVPQDISKASYYGGRKPEDGMIHWNEPAFKIYNLIRGVTHPYPGAVTNIGGNKLLIWQASVSGKNDNRSKVQPGTIVKVSPSAGVLVKTGKGYLLIKSLQFEGKGEIKGKQIFKQLKEFEGKTFNN
- a CDS encoding HigA family addiction module antidote protein — translated: MTKQKLQPIHPGEILLEEFLKPMGISQYKVAKDISVPARRINEIVQGKRSISPDTALRLSRFFGLSERFWINLQARYDLEIEKDRLSGRLNKEVHVYVNG
- a CDS encoding glycosyltransferase — encoded protein: MNPVYVSIVVPVYNEEENLEDFMVELDGALSTVGKTYEVIFVDDGSRDKSWDILVKLKSANNHIRIFQLAKNYGQHTAIFAGFEVSRGKVIVTIDADLQNPPEEIPKLLDGIEAGHDSVGGWRKNRRDPFLRKAISKFGNRVLERITGIKLNDYGCMLRAYRRDVVERIIELNEFSSFFIPALAFSYSKNPTEIAVDHREREKGVSKYNTLKLLKLNFDILTNSSLFPLQLITLLGIIFASLGALATVILSVLCVLLPEVRYIHVLIAVLFTFLGIQSILSGVLGEYVGRIYIEVRGKPRYVISKFE
- a CDS encoding glycosyltransferase family 39 protein → MEEKSRINDIFLLLAITVAGTLLRCYNLALIGFWGDEIQATTFAEKPFREIFRLITQTEVSPPLDYFILHIAHLLGASSEFTYRIPALIFGAVAIIGIYFLGKELFGKKEGFISSILLSLAPLHILYSRDARMYSLFALLSILSSLFVLRALKTGKIFYWGCYSAVTVVSFYTHYFTLFIVISHIAYVITLSGLEKKLSHIRQLAISLAVSGILYLPWLRFLITQAPHRQEMIIPLTFAEILSNDFSTTFLWLGGGNITAATFIPVFFICGLFAFKREKNSVIFAIINSLLLVPLISFFIFKTRWVFQIRYVIFLLPPFLILCSRGMTFLSGMRVFNSQKMKISAVLNTFIAILILALWYPTMHDAIFLQKENWRDAASSVKKIYKPGDLLISVPYWGLWCLEKYGAMAEDGKITTPILGEHSLVFIRPYGDHPGKMWEDMCDGEMEIVSTFPGWNPINIWKGKLKYSFYAVKPSIKISGTSVDREKILLNNAGMIFISGREKTSDYRITPQLMARFFDANGKETGSSKELNAKALLTGDFTYWGWIRDFVDIPEGATTMELSFSMAGNDPADGYTEFKDLQVFLSAPR
- a CDS encoding DegT/DnrJ/EryC1/StrS family aminotransferase: MRKDFLPLSKPTLKKEEINEVVSSMKSGWITTGPKVIEFEKRLQEYTGAKHCIVLNSGTAGLHIALIALGIKAGDEVITTPMTFAATVNVIEHVGAKPVFVDINPDTMNILEDQIEKKITKKTKAIIPVHFAGQPCDMDRILSIAKKHKLAVIEDAAHSIGTEYKGRKIGTLSDMTVFSFHPLKNITTGEGGLITTKSDKLNEELRLLRFHGITASAWDRYSKKGKVQYELVIPGFKYNMLDIQAGIGIHQIGRLDGFIEKRTKLAELYNRELKNCDGISIPGVVDYDCRHAWHLYIIKVNLEKLKISRNEFIDELKKFNIGTGIHFPAIHIQPYYRKKYGYKKNDYPESAFVSDRIISLPLYPRMKAADVKYVSNAIKCITEANKK
- a CDS encoding glycosyltransferase family 39 protein; protein product: MSEESTFPNNFLFKCFLIFILVIGFLLRLTGIGFGLPYPYQWDESQLTDTALKMMKTGDYNPHFFKYPTLYIYLQLIVYVIHYFYAMGTGIISSLDEIKTEADTHWPWTMSHPSFYLWGRLLTCLLGTITIFFVYKIAMTLINEKVALLSALFLALSPGHIEHSRYIGPDVPGTLFVLAAVLFASYIYKYGGSSTIYSLAGLFGGFAVATKYNNFWVIFPLIIAHAFNQRKEGFFKKNFFLMMFFLIFGFYLGCPYALWDLPGFLKGAGWEVRHYKLVDHPGAEGTDSGFFYFSSLYDYSLGIPLTIFCLSGLVIGFLKNLKAQLIILSFPVLYYFFMSMQRVRFIRNTMPLLPFACIFAAIALYYSLEYLAEKKSWISKYKQHILCGSMVILTIWPFVKSVSDAKELHYLKDSRTETAEWVKENIPEGSTIAVASQLHFYFNDLKVKKINILECDQGGQLSWFKENKVQYFITSDKFGYFWFPEDQARRKLASEFNNRFKGLRILKAFGSDNLFLDRYSTNPRVIILGGS